One genomic segment of Epinephelus fuscoguttatus linkage group LG19, E.fuscoguttatus.final_Chr_v1 includes these proteins:
- the fmc1 gene encoding protein FMC1 homolog, whose protein sequence is MAALSSPLRVCRGILKELRAIHGPTYKRSLAYSYVMDQFRKNKVTGERYCRAQQEAHHDSHTYLCLLASTRTHLALHNLYHSKGERSPEEVAGLVGLRLPTQPGGKGWEK, encoded by the exons ATGGCGGCGCTGTCATCACCCCTCCGAGTCTGCCGAGGAATACTCAAAGAACTACGTGCCATTCATGGACCAACTTATAAACGGTCACTGGCCTACAGCTATGTTATGGACCAGTTTCGGAAGAATAAG GTAACAGGAGAAAGGTACTGCCGTGCCCAGCAGGAGGCACACCACGACTCACACACATACCTGTGTTTGCTGGCGTCCACCAGGACCCACTTGGCTCTGCACAACCTCTACCACAGCAAGGGAGAGCGCAGTCCAGAAGAAGTGGCCGGCCTGGTGGGGCTCAGGTTGCCCACTCAGCCTGGAGGTAAAGGCTGGGAGAAGTGA